AACAAATTCTAATTTCATGGCTGGTCCTTGCAATAATGCAAAGATTCCAAAATGCTGTCCATTCCTTgtcatgtgtaatttaaaaactgCGTGTGATTTTTGGCTTTCTATTACATTGTAAAACCCCTGAGAGTGGACTATGTCTTACATGTTGAAGAAGTggattaaaaattctattttgcacgtatttgcactttttccatCAGCCTAGCAAAGTATCTATCACATATAATATGAAAAGTTTTTGTGAATTGATTAAATCCTAGGTGTTTGAGTGATGGTTCTGGGATAGAGGAGTATGGGTATCATTGATTCACAGAGTGCTCACTTCTTATACATGAATGTCAAGGGCTAAATCCTGATCAGTACCACTGGACAGCAAAGATATTTCCCCCAAAATGTGGGCTGTCTCTGGGGTTTAGTAACTCATCATTAAGATTACTGGCCACTTAATCAAAATTGGTGGGTAAGAAAGATCATTACATCAGTGGTAACTCCAAAATAATTCTGgattcctctccctctttcttaacAAAGGAGCCATGAGGGAAGACAACCAATCCTCTACCCTGGAATTCATCCTCTTGGGAGTTACTGGTCAGCAGGAGCAGGAAGActtcttcttcatcctcttcctGTTCATTTACCCCATCACACTGACTGGAAACCTGCTCATCATCTTGGCCATTCACGCTGACATTCACCTTCACAtacccatgtactttttccttgcCAACCTCTCCTTTGTTGACATCTTATTCTCCTCTGTAACTATCCCTAAAATGCTAATCAACCATCTCTTGCACAGCAAAGCCATCTCCTTTGGGGGATGTCTAGCACAGTTGTATTTTATGATCGCCTTGGGTAATACAGATAGCTATATCTTGGCTGCAATGGCATATGATCGCGCCGTGGCCATCAGCCGCCCACTTCATTACACAACGGTTATGAGCTCACGGACTTGTGTCTTGCTAGTTGTTGTGTCCTGGGTGGTTGGAAATGCCAatgccctcccccacactctgctCACATCTGGTCTGTCCTTCTGTGGTAAAAAGGAAGTAGCCAACTTCTACTGTGACACTATCCCTTTACTCAAGCTGTCCTGTTCTGACATCCGTTTTAATGTGAAGGTGATGTACCTAGGGGCTGGTGTTTTCTCTGTACCATTGCTATTCATCATCATCTCCTATATTCAGGTCTTTTTCACAGTCTTACGGGTTCCATCCACCAAGGGTGTGCTCAAAGCCTTGTCCACCTGTGGCTCCCACCTCACAGTTGTTACTCTATATTATGGGACAGTCATGGGCATGTATTTCCGCCCTCTGTCTAGTTACAGCCTAAAGGATGCAGTGGTCACTGTGATGTACATGACAGTGATCCCAATGTTAAATCCATTCATTTATAGCCTGAGAAATCAGGACATGAAGGCTGCCCTGGGGAAACTCTTCAGCAAAAGACTCTCCTCATGAGCAATCTGAGGTCATATTGGAGAGTCAACTAGAGTCACAAATTAGGTGCATTTGGAAATCCAACTCCAATGTCCTCCTCCACCAAAAAGCTACAATTGTCCTTCCCAGATGGAAATTCCTTTTCTATGAAATCTTACGTTATGTCTTATGAAATTATCACTTAACAGCACAGGAATATTTGAGTCATGTCCAAGATAAGCTGCAATAATCAGAGTAAAACTGAGAAGGTGTGAAGCTCTGCTTCTACATGAATATGAACAtattaggaataataataattgccCCACCCTGGTCACAGGGTGTGAGGATCACAATAGTCCATGATTTAAAAGCCATAAAtcgctggagcacctgggtagctaagttggttaagcatctgacttccggtcaggtcatggtcccatggtctgtgggtttgagcgccccatcagggtctctgctgtcagcacagggcccgcttctaatcctccctccctctctctctctctctctctctctttctctctctctctctctctgtctctgtctgtctctgtctgtctctgtctctctctctctctcccccctactggtttctctctctctctctctcaaataaataaactttaaaaaggctataaatcaCTATTCAAATGTCAATTTTTTTACCATTATGCTAATTAACCCCACGAAGCTTGTAAGCATCTCTGAGGGAGACAACTGTCTTAAAATATCACTGTACCTTTCAGTCTTGCTCATAAAAACATATCCAATCACACTTGGTggaaagtgaaatggaaaataaaaatattgctgGTGGAATTGTAATCTGATAATGATAAACATAATCAGACTACACATTATTTACCCATCCAAATATAAATATTCCTCTTTTAAGGAAATGACCTGGGTAGATGTTTTTGTTCTTACTGTATTATTGATTAAACTAGATTGTCTCTAAAGAGCATAAGATTTTTCCTAAAATCTTAGCAAAATGACACTCATTGAGTTCTCgtattttaacataataaaatttttgatTTAATTAATTATAGCATGAAATACAGTTATCATAAAATTAGTCATCACTATTAATAATCAGGgtgccaaataaatgaaaaaaaagcaatattgaaaatatGTGACTTTTTTCTCCAGTATGGCCCAGAGAAGATGAGACTTT
The genomic region above belongs to Suricata suricatta isolate VVHF042 chromosome 17, meerkat_22Aug2017_6uvM2_HiC, whole genome shotgun sequence and contains:
- the LOC115281929 gene encoding olfactory receptor 1A1-like — translated: MREDNQSSTLEFILLGVTGQQEQEDFFFILFLFIYPITLTGNLLIILAIHADIHLHIPMYFFLANLSFVDILFSSVTIPKMLINHLLHSKAISFGGCLAQLYFMIALGNTDSYILAAMAYDRAVAISRPLHYTTVMSSRTCVLLVVVSWVVGNANALPHTLLTSGLSFCGKKEVANFYCDTIPLLKLSCSDIRFNVKVMYLGAGVFSVPLLFIIISYIQVFFTVLRVPSTKGVLKALSTCGSHLTVVTLYYGTVMGMYFRPLSSYSLKDAVVTVMYMTVIPMLNPFIYSLRNQDMKAALGKLFSKRLSS